The nucleotide sequence CGACGCCGAGCGAACTGGCACGCGCACTCAGCACGTCGACGGCGGCGATGACGCTGGTGATCGACCGCCTGGTGGACGGTGGGCACGTGAGCCGTCAGCCGCATCCCAAAGACCGGCGCAAGGTGCTCGTCACACCGGCGGAACACTGGGAGGAAGCCGCTTTCGAGCACGTCGAACCCCTCGTCGTGGGCATCGGAGAGATCACCGATTCCATGACAGCCCAGGAGCAGGCCACGGTGGTGGCGTTCCTGGAGCGGGCGGTAGCCGTCTACGACCGGGCGACCAAGGTGTAGGCGGCACACCCCGATCAGCCACGTCTATCAGTGATTCGCCAACGGTGACCACGCCGCCGGAAACACGGGCGGCATCCTGGCCAAAGCGCCGTTCGGCCTTGACCACCGATCGCGGCCTCGACCAGGTCGGCGGCGACCATCGGGCCGGCGCCGATGCAAAAGGCGAGCGAGTGTGGTGTGTCGGCCTTCCCGCTGCTCACCAGCCCGTTGAAGAGCAGTGCACAGCGCCCGGATCGCGGTGCTCGCGCTGAGAGGCGGCCTTTTTCGCAAGGGAAGTTGGGGGACCTCTCGGCGCAGCCCGCGAGACGGGCGGTTGCTGCTGGCGGTGCGGACTCTGGTCCAGTGCCGTTCAACGCTCTGATCCCAGTTGTCGAGCGCGAGGTATGGCTCGGGCTGAGCCTCTGGAAAACCTCAAGTCCCTTGCCATACGAAAAGCATGGCCGTCACGCTGATCCACATGGCAGCCATCTCGGGACTCAGCAGAAAGCACAACGTCGTGCCGGTCATCCGGAACGCGGACGTGGTCGCGACAGCCCTGCGTCAGGCGTTGGCCGAGGCATCGCCCGAGGAGCGTCCAGGGCTGGAACGCGCCGCCGCACTCGTGGAGTCCACCGCCGCAGCCACCGAAAGCCAGCTGCGCGCCCGCTGGGTCCGCTCTCAGCTGGGAGCCGTCGGCTTCACCGGCGACATCGCCTCGGTCGCGGCGGTGAAGGCGCTGCGCCAGGCGGAGCCGAAACTGAGCCTGCTGGCGGCGGTGCAACTGCAGAAGGAAGCGCTGGACCATCCGGAGTGATCCGGCACGTCACAGCGCATATTTCACGTAAGCCAACCGTCAGCTGGTTCGCCGGGTGTGGTCCCGGCCTCATGGCGGGGCCGGCGCTGGTACGGCTGTCGGCAGCGGTCAATGTCCGTTCCGGTGGCGCCGGTGCCTGACCACCACAGCCGGACCGGCTTGTGCGCCTCTCCGCT is from Streptomyces sp. NBC_00370 and encodes:
- a CDS encoding MarR family winged helix-turn-helix transcriptional regulator: MPANQPTDPRPVAPAESSIRDRLRNLTRRQQRFERYLGRQLRVDPAGLAVMDQLVSEGPATPSELARALSTSTAAMTLVIDRLVDGGHVSRQPHPKDRRKVLVTPAEHWEEAAFEHVEPLVVGIGEITDSMTAQEQATVVAFLERAVAVYDRATKV